In Streptomyces sp. TLI_146, the genomic stretch ATGGTGGCCGTCCCGCGCCGACCGGGAACATCCGGCGAGCTGGTCGGTCGCGGTGGGGATATCCCCACCTCAGCGGCGCGGCGGCGAGTCGGTGTGCGCCCGCCCGTGGTGCCTGTGACCGGGAGTCTTCAGGACCGGCGGGCTCGGAGAGGCATACGGAACGCCCCGCCGCTCAAGGCCCGGTCGGCTCGTGTGCCGCCGCGTCCAGCGCCTCGCGCGCCGCGTCGAGTGCGGCGGCCCGGTCGGCGGGCACCAGGCCGACGCGGGTGCGGCGGTCGAGGAGGTCGGACTCGTCGAGCGCGCCCTCGTGCCTGACCGCCCACCACAGTTCGGCCCGGGTGGTCTCCACCCCTTCGGCCACCGGTTCGCGCAGCCGGGGGTCGGCCTCGCCGAGCGCGTGCAGCGCGGTGGCCTCGGTGCCGTAACGGGCGAGCAGCCTGCGCGGTACGGGCAGGGCGGCGAGCTGCGCGGGCGCGGCGGCGCCGACCAGCGGCAGGCGTGCGGTGCGGCAGGGCGCCGCCGTCATGCCCCGGGCGGCCAGCGCGGCGTCGAGGGCGTCCTGGGCCATCCGCCGGTAGGTGGTCAGCTTGCCGCCGACGATGGTCACGACGCCCTCGCTCGACGTCAGCACCGCGTGCCGCCGCGAGATGTCGGAGGTGCGGCTGCCCGTACCGTCGTCCGGGGCGTCGTCGAGCAGCGGCCGCAGCCCGGCGAAGGCGCCCACCACGTCGTCGCGGTGGACCGGTGTGTCCAGGACCGTGTTGAGGACGTCGAGCAGGAAGCCGATGTCGGACTCGGGGGGCGTGGGCTCGTCCTGGAGCGGCCCGTCGACGGGCTCGTCGGTGAGCCCCACGTACACCCGGCCGTCTCCTTGCGGCAGGACCAGGACGAAGCGGTTGGTCTCGCCGGGTACGGGGATGTGCAGTCCGGCGGTGAGGCCGGGCAGGGTGCTGCCGCGCAGCACCAGGTGGGTGCCGCGCGAAGGGCGCAGTTTTACGCCGTCGACCAGCTGGTCCGCCCAGACGCCGGTGGCGTTGACGACCGCGCGGGCCCGGATGGTCAGCTCCTGCCCGGTCAGCTCGTCGCGTACGAGGGCGCCGGAGCCGGTGACGGACAGGGCGCGGGTCCGGGTCAGGACGCGCGCGCCGTGTCCGGCGGCGGTGCGGGCGATGGCGGTCACCAGGCGGGCGTCGTCGGCCAGTTGGCCGTCCCAGGAGAGCAACCCGCCGTAGAGGCCGTGCGGGCGGAGTCCGGGCGCGGAGCGCAGGGTCTCGACGGCCGAGAGGCGGCGCGGGCCGGGCAGGGTGCGCCGTGCGGTGCCCGCCGAGACGCGCAGCAGGTCGCCCGCGCGCAGCCCGGCCTGCGCGAGTGCCGCGTTGCGCCGGGAGGTCAGCGAGGTGAGGGGCAGCACGAACGGCTGGGCGCGCACCAGATGGGGGGCGGTGCGCTCCATCAGCACCCCGCGCTCCACCGCGCTCTCGTGCGCGACGCCGAGCTGCCCGGAGGCCAGGTAGCGCAGTCCGCCGTGGATGAGCTTGGAGCTCCAGCGGGAGGTGCCGAAGGCCAGGTCGTACGCGTCGATCGCGGCCACCGACAGGCCGCGCGAGGCGGCGTCCAGGGCGGCTCCGGCGCCGGTCGCGCCGAGCCCGACGACCAGGACGTCGACGGTCGTCCCGGCGGCCAGTTCGTCCAGTTCGCGGGCGCGGCGGGCGGCGGTGAGGGAGAAGTCCGAGCGGGGTTCGGTACGGCTCATGGGGCGAGGGTCCTCTCGAGGATGTGCCGGAGCTCGTCGTAGAACACTTCGTCGGCGAGTTCGGGGTCCGCCGCGTCGCTCATGGTCTGCAGCGAGAGCGCGAAGGACTGGATCACCAGGAAGAGCGATCTGGCCTGGCGCGTGGGGTGGTCGGCGCGTACGGAGCCGTCCTTGTGCCCCTGCTCAAGCGCCTCTTGGACGAAGGCGAGCAGTGCGTCCTGGCTGGCGCCGCGCCGGTCGAAGAGGTACGGCAGCAGCAGTTCCGGGTCGACGTCGAGGATCTTGCACAGCAGCGGATGGGACCGGAAGGCGCGCAGCCCCGCCACGAGCCCGTCGACCAACTGCTCGCGCACGGGGCGGGTGGTGTCGGTGGTGGGTGTGTCCCCGAGGGTGACGGACACCCACTCCCGTGTCATGACGTCGCCCACCAGGGTGCGCACATCGGGCCAGCGCCGGTAGATGGTCATCCGGGAGACCCCGGCCCGGCGCGCGACGTCGGTGAGGGTCGTCCGGCGGACGCCGACCGCGAGAACGCAGTCCCGGGCGGCGTCGAGCACCGCCTCGTCGTCCCGACGGTTGTGACGAATGGGCTTCATCTGTCACAGTGTAACGACGGAACGGGCGACGGCAAGCCGCCCCCCACGCCGTGGGACCGGAACAACTGCGCGACGAAGCGGGTGATCAGGTGGGTTCGGTGGACATGCTGTGGAGCGGCTGGGGCGATCCGGCCAAGGCGGCGCCACTGCCCGAGGAGGTGACGGGGCTGCTGCGGGACCTGCTGGGGGTGCGCCCGGCGGACGCCCCGGCGAAGGAACTCGCGGCCGTCGAGCCCCGCCCCTCGCGGCTGACCGGTGAGGCCTTGGCCGCCCTGGAGGCGGCGGTCGGCGCGGAGCACGTACGCGGCGACGACGGGACCCGGGTCCGCCACACCCGTGGCAAGTCCACCCCCGACCTGCTGCGCATCCGGGCCGGTGAGGTCGGTGACGCACCGGACGCCGTGGTGCTGCCCGACAACCACGACCAGGTCCTGGCCGTCCTCGCGGCCTGCACCGAGCACCGCGTCGCCGTCGTCCCCTTCGGCGGCGGCACCTCCGTGGTCGGCGGACTGGCGCCGCAGGGCCACGCCGCGTTCGTCGCGCTCGACCTGCGCCGGATGAACCGTCTGGTCGCCCTCGACGAGGTCTCCCGCACCGCCACCCTGCAACCCGGGCTGCGCGGCCCCGAGGTGGAGGCGCTGCTGGCCGAACGGGGTTACACACTCGGCCACTTCCCCCAGTCCTTCGAGTGGGCGACGGTCGGCGGGTTCGCGGCCGCCCGCTCCAGCGGCCAGGCCTCCGCGGGCTTCGGGCGCTTCGACGACATGGTGACGGCCCTTCAGGTCGCCACCCCGCGCGGCACCCTGGACCTCGGCCGGGCCCCCCGCTCGGCCGCCGGACCGGATCTGCGCCAGCTCGTCCTCGGCTCCGAGGGAGCCTTCGGCGTGATCACCTCGGTGACCGTACGGATCCATCCCACGGCCGGCACCAAGGTCTACGAGGGCTGGCGCTTCCCGTCCTTCGCCCAGGGGCAGGCCGCCCTGCGCACCCTGGCCCAGGACGGGCCGATGCCCACCGTGCTGCGGCTGTCCGACGAGACCGAGACCATGATCGGCCTGGCCAAGCCGGACGCCATCGGCGGCTCCCTCTCCTCCGACGCGGGCTGCCTGGCGATCGTCGGGTACGAGGGCACCGCCGACGAGGTCGCCCACCGCAAGGCGCGCGTGCACACCGCACTGAGCGCGGCGGGGGGCGAGCCGCTCGGCGAGGAGCCGGGCACCGGCTGGGCGCACGGCCGCTACAACGCGCCCTATCTGCGCGACGCGCTCCTGGACGCCGGCGCCTTCGCCGAGACCCTGGAGACGGCCGCGTTCTGGTCCGACATCCCAGCCCTGTACGAGGCCGTGCGCACCGCCCTCACCCAGTCCCTCACCGACGCGGGCACCCCGCCGCTGGTGATGTGCCACGTCTCGCACGTCTACCCGGCGGGCGCCTCGCTCTACTTCACGGTGGTCAGCGCCCAGGGCAAGGACCCGGTGGCACACTGGGCCCCGGCCAAGCGGGCGGCCAACGACGCCATCCTCGCCGCCGGCGGCACCATCAGCCACCACCACGGCGTCGGCACCGACCACCGCGACTGGTACGCCCGGGAGATCGGCCCGCTCGGCGTCGAGGTCCTGCACGCGGTCAAGGACCGGCTCGACCCGGCGGGCATCCTCAACCCCGGCATCCTGCTGCCGCCGCTGCCCACGGTCTGACCGCGCGCAGCACCCGCCTCCCCCGCCCGCAAGCAACACCGTCGTCGCCCATCGGAGCGTAGCCATGCGACAGTTCACGGCCGTCGTCAACCCCACCGCGGGCGGGTCACAGGGCGCCGCCGCCCTGATCCCGCTGGCCCGGCTGCTGCGCGAAGGGGGTGCGGAGCTGGAGGTCGAGTACAGCCGCGGCCTCGATCACGCGCGCACCCTGGCCCGCCGGGCCGCCGAGCAGGGCCGTGTGGTGCTCGGGGTCGGCGGCGACGGCATGGTGGGCTGCGTGGCGGGCGCCCTGGCCGGCACCGACGCCCTCGTGGGCATCGTGCCGGCCGGGCGCGGCAACGACTTCGCCCGCGCGCTCGGGCTGCCCTCCGAGCCCGCAGCGCTGGCCGAGC encodes the following:
- a CDS encoding FAD-binding oxidoreductase; this encodes MDMLWSGWGDPAKAAPLPEEVTGLLRDLLGVRPADAPAKELAAVEPRPSRLTGEALAALEAAVGAEHVRGDDGTRVRHTRGKSTPDLLRIRAGEVGDAPDAVVLPDNHDQVLAVLAACTEHRVAVVPFGGGTSVVGGLAPQGHAAFVALDLRRMNRLVALDEVSRTATLQPGLRGPEVEALLAERGYTLGHFPQSFEWATVGGFAAARSSGQASAGFGRFDDMVTALQVATPRGTLDLGRAPRSAAGPDLRQLVLGSEGAFGVITSVTVRIHPTAGTKVYEGWRFPSFAQGQAALRTLAQDGPMPTVLRLSDETETMIGLAKPDAIGGSLSSDAGCLAIVGYEGTADEVAHRKARVHTALSAAGGEPLGEEPGTGWAHGRYNAPYLRDALLDAGAFAETLETAAFWSDIPALYEAVRTALTQSLTDAGTPPLVMCHVSHVYPAGASLYFTVVSAQGKDPVAHWAPAKRAANDAILAAGGTISHHHGVGTDHRDWYAREIGPLGVEVLHAVKDRLDPAGILNPGILLPPLPTV
- a CDS encoding glycerol-3-phosphate dehydrogenase/oxidase, with the protein product MSRTEPRSDFSLTAARRARELDELAAGTTVDVLVVGLGATGAGAALDAASRGLSVAAIDAYDLAFGTSRWSSKLIHGGLRYLASGQLGVAHESAVERGVLMERTAPHLVRAQPFVLPLTSLTSRRNAALAQAGLRAGDLLRVSAGTARRTLPGPRRLSAVETLRSAPGLRPHGLYGGLLSWDGQLADDARLVTAIARTAAGHGARVLTRTRALSVTGSGALVRDELTGQELTIRARAVVNATGVWADQLVDGVKLRPSRGTHLVLRGSTLPGLTAGLHIPVPGETNRFVLVLPQGDGRVYVGLTDEPVDGPLQDEPTPPESDIGFLLDVLNTVLDTPVHRDDVVGAFAGLRPLLDDAPDDGTGSRTSDISRRHAVLTSSEGVVTIVGGKLTTYRRMAQDALDAALAARGMTAAPCRTARLPLVGAAAPAQLAALPVPRRLLARYGTEATALHALGEADPRLREPVAEGVETTRAELWWAVRHEGALDESDLLDRRTRVGLVPADRAAALDAAREALDAAAHEPTGP
- a CDS encoding TetR/AcrR family transcriptional regulator, with the protein product MKPIRHNRRDDEAVLDAARDCVLAVGVRRTTLTDVARRAGVSRMTIYRRWPDVRTLVGDVMTREWVSVTLGDTPTTDTTRPVREQLVDGLVAGLRAFRSHPLLCKILDVDPELLLPYLFDRRGASQDALLAFVQEALEQGHKDGSVRADHPTRQARSLFLVIQSFALSLQTMSDAADPELADEVFYDELRHILERTLAP